ccataccaaaaaacccaaaatcttcttttccagcctgtgataatttcactattattctacctaaactgttgtggcttgctgatcttcatataaggttggtaatttgctccatgggtcataatcaaaaccacagttgtcttgggctctgtgacagggtctctgagacccctagcaggggtcctggtgtcctggacagccagaggtgtgtcctgggtcctgacagcTGGTAGTCTTCCTCACTTTGCACTTTTAAGCTTTCTTTCTGAAGCATGCACGTCCTTTGCTGGCTAGTTCAGCGTTTTCTGCTGATAATAGGTTTTGTTCCTCTTACCTTGACAAGGTGCATTCTGTGTCTCTTATCTTGACAAGGCTAAGGTGTGTCCTGCTTCTTAGGCTTGTGATTAATATTTGCTAACTCTTAATAGTTAACTCATGCTTACATGAGTTACCTATTGATCAACTTCTTTCACTTTCAGCGAGATTATGATGAGAAAGGCTGCAATGTCTGACCGAGAGAAACTTTGGTTTGGCATGGTGGACATCAGGAGAAAAGTTTGACCTTGTcttttgctgttgctgtccCTGTAAAGTGCTGGGTGGATGTTTCTGGGGCCATGCTAGCTGCTGCCTTGAGCCAGAGCTCAGCATGATGGCACTGGAGGGACAGAGAAGCCATGTTCCTGTGGAGTGTAGGGAGCTGGTAGTGGCACAGTGCTGAGCCTTGTGTTTGGGAGGCATCATGCAGGTTTGTGCCAGCCACATGACCAAGTGGTAACGTAAATCCATGTGCAGGCTTGTCCAAAACTGCACAAAGTGGTGTTACAGCACCAGCCTCCCGAAAAGATTCTTCAGGAGGTCAGGTTTGAAGGCACTGTAACAGTGATGTGGCAGTTCACTGAGGAGTGATGTgactgcactgctcagcaggaaGCTGGGGCTACACTGCACAGAGTAGTGTTATTTCTCTCTCTGGCACCAGGAGTAGAACTCCCAATAAACAACTGGATGTGAGAACAGATGTGGGGAGATAAGCTAGAAATTCTTGACTGAAAGACACTACTTTTACAACTATAAAAGCTACACAAATTTTCGTGGAGGTAGAAACTTCTTACATACTCCCTGGAAACATGCAGGAACTTCTCTCTGGAGTTTGGACACAAATTCCATGGTTACTTTCCTGGGAATTGAGAGGAAGAATTTGATGTGTACTCCATTATTGTGGAGGATCAGGAACGGGACATCATGCCATGATCAATGCGATCAAGTGAAGCAGATTTATTGCAAAAAGCAAGCTATATTTATACTGTGTTCTGTTGTTCACGCCTCAAGCTAATGCATGATTGGTTAAATCCTTCTGTGCATGCGTTTTAAGCTTTCAGTTAATTTTAGTTAGTGTTTCATCTTCATGCGTCTCATTGCGATTTTCTTGTCTGCCTTTACATCCTGAACCACCTGCTGCTGAGTGTGTTCTTCTTCTTTCATATTCTTCAAGGGCATTGTAACCTTACTCAGTTTCTATGAAGACTGGATTGTGCATATATATCCTTTGTCCTGCAAGAAACCCTCAACACTCCATCATccattgtcacagacatttcttttatgaaaaatcctctcttaggattttcctgctgaagctgagaagttcagcaaccagacataaacaataggttatctgctgctgtggaatgtggcagGTCTGCCTGCATTGgcccagtttggatgtttggggttggtgaccaatccagaactgagatctctcggacacagtctgagagagctggtttgttattcattctttactttctattgttaggtagctagcagcttctggaaactctcctttctttttctttttagtatagttatactagatgtatatatcataacttaataaatcaagccttctgatcatggagcccatctcgtctcttccttcaccctgaaacccttgtgaccaccgtcacaatTGGTGACCCCTCGTGCTTCTGAGGACATTTATCACTTCGTGAGaccccagaggagcagaagtGGATTCTaggccaggagctgaagaaccgAAGATCCAGATTTGGACGGAGTTCACAGCCAAGGCTGACCACAAAGCAAACCTTTGGAAAGACTCCAGGAAGATGCCCGAAGAGCCGTTCAGCCTCGAGCAGCAGCTGGCCAGAGCGTGCTGGACTCTCTCAGAAGGTACTGTaggcttttcccttcctgaaaatGCTGCCCTGTACACATGGTGGCTGGAAAACTGGACGAATTTTCCCACTGAGGCACAAgtccatttttctccctcagagGAGAGCCTTATTTCCCTCTGGGGCAGATGGGTTGAAGAGGACAATATTCCTATGGAGAAGAGACAATTATATGGGTTTTTTCGATGGGCAAAATTCTTTGGATTTTTCACTAATGTTCTATACGCATTGGATTCGTATGTATGGGAATCcatggaatttattttccagattgTTTGGGACCGGAGCTGCCGTTGCCCTCGCAGCTACCAGGTCTTTCAGGCACTTTTTCCGGTTTTAAAACgaagagcagctgctttccccTGGATCGCTGAAGCGAGGGGGCAAGCACCATTCCCCCCGATTCCCGGGGCAAGACCCTTCGGAGAGGGACGAacggctgcttcccagcccccccCATCCCAGCGGGGGGGCGAAATTTCGCCCGGCgctgaagttttttttcctccgtCTTCAGAGCATGCTCAGATGGggccaccttctccctccccccgcCGCTCTCGGAGGGGGTTTGAGTGGGCGGCGCCACCGCCGCAGCCAGCGCTGCCGGCCCCGTTCCGGCCGGTTCCGTGGGCTCCGCCCTGCCCAGAGGTGCGGGCGGCACCGGTCCACGAGGCCACGCCTGCCGAGCGAGCGGGGCCGCCCCAGCCAGCCCCCCCGCGCGGCCCCGGCAGCGGCAGCACCGGCCGCGGCACCGGCCATGGCTCcgccccccgcggccccggcgtCGCTTGGTGACGACGGAGACGCGGCGGCTGCTTCCGTCCCGGCGGGGGACGGGCTCCCGCCGGCCCCACAATCTCCAGCGGTCACGCTTTTGCCCGCAGCGCCGAGGTCGGAGGTTGCACCTGAGAAGAGCGACTCGCCGCCCCCGCTGCCCCCTCCGGCCTCTCCCGGGCCGGCCCCACCACCTTCTGCGGCTGAACCAGACCCAGCAGCCCAACCGTCTCCCGCCGACTCGGTTCCAGTTCAAGATGATGCTGAGTGCGGCGATGAGCCCGCGGGACCGCTTTCAGAGCTGCCCGCCCCAGAGGTTCTGCCGCCTTCGGAGGCCTCGTCCCCTGCACCCAGCGTGGCTCTCCCCCCGAGTTTTTCGGGCTGtcccggggctgcccctgcgggggcagctgggacaagggaagagggcttcagcctttccttccaTGGGGGGGGCGTGACCCGACAGCTGGGGGCGTGGGCAGCCCGGCTCCCTGTTttcaaaatcagagtttttggggggttgggggtccTTGCTTGGAGATTGCCATCTCTGCCGCCCCTCGTGCGCCCCAGTGGCGAGGGGGCGGTGGGTCCCAAGGGGTCTGCCTTTGGTCTGCAGCCCAAAGGGGGTGTTTGGTcggttttttccccttggggGGCGCAGATCTCTCTGCTACCCCTTACTCGCTCCAGTGGCGAGCTGGGGGTGGATGTCGAAAGTTCTGCCTCCGGTCCCCAGTCCGGAGAGGATGGGGGTGATGCGAGGGGGCAGATgagaacaacaccctctgcatctgcatggcaggagcaggagggacaaCGGAAACGTTTGGTCACCCGTGTTGCCACTCCATTGGCAGTTTGGTGGCGGGTTGTGAGAACACAGAGCCTGCCCGGCGGGCTGGGCCTGGGCCGCTGGGCTCGGGTCCCTGGGCCAGGGCCGCCTCACGGCCTCCggctggatttgggggctttgttttccccttcagGTCCTGGGCCACCGTTTTGTGGGCCAGGTCTGGGGTTACTGATTCTCCCACATGGGCCGGGCCCCCCAGGggcccctctgctgcttgctgctgctggtttttttggtttttttttaaatttaaatgaaataaaagagagTTGAAatagctggcagcagctcaaaaagcatCGAAGGGCAAAAATTAGCTTCAGCCCAAGTTGTTCAATAAAGGGCTGTGTCTAAGACATTtcagaaactttttaaaaaattgtttgaaactGTCTTCTGCAGCAATCCTGTTTTCAGGACCAAAAGAGACTTTCACAGATGGCAAAGAAGAACATCTTCAGGCCATGGACTTTTCTTGAAACTCAGCTGTTGGGACTTggactttgttttgcattgtttttgcattttcttatattgtaagGTTGTTTTAGTGGTATCAtggaattttatgttttataggtGAAGAAATTCCTGTTCATTCCACAGGAGCACAAAACTGGCAGgtgtttgttctttcctctgcatgactcagcagaaaaaattacaaacacttttctttttaatttaattaaataaaaaagagtcagatgtcacagacatttcttttatgaaaaatcctctcttaagattttcctgctgaagctgagaagttcagcaaccagacataaacaataggttatctgctgctgttgaATGTAACAGGTCTGCCTGCATTGgcccagtttggatgtttggggttggtgaccaatccagaactgagatctctcggacacagtctgagagagctggtttgttattcattctttactttctattgttaggtagctagcagcttctggaaactctcctttctttttctttttagtatagttatactagatgtatatatcataacttaataaatcaagccttctgatcatggagcccatctcgtctcttccttcaccctgaaacccttgtgaccaccgtcacaatCCATTTAGTAGTAAATTACACTGAATCTTAATGTATACTATTTCTTCACTAGATGCAATATGGGTACCTTTATCGTGCACTGTATTTTATCTACTAGtagttcttttatttctgagtaGTAAGTAGACTGTTTAAAGTCTCATCAGTGTCCTTTACAAGCAAAATTTAAACATTGAAGGTTTCTGTGTAGTAAGACGAGAAGCTAGAAGTGAGCAGAGAAAGGGGATTTAGCACTTTTAGCTAGTTTATAGCGGAGTATATCAGCACTTGCTTATACATCTCTGCAGAGAAGTTTCTGGTAGTACCTTGCACCTCTGAGAAGCTACTCCTGGAAGACAGCATCAGCAGCAGATGGGTGAGATACAGCGGAATATTCTGGGACCTTGGTGCTGGTAAGGGCATGTGAATCTTATTGGGAGTAGCAGAAAAACaagacagagctgctgaagaggGAGAAGTAACTATGGGGCTTTCAGTGTGCACTTCTCTGCTCAGACACAGTCTCTCTTGTGTAACTGTAAAGAAGTAAACTGAGACAAGAGTGAGTGGGGAGATGCAAACCCACAGGTTTATTTCTTAGCGCACTGTTGACCTGCTGTGGCAGGCTGAGTGACCTTCTTGCTTTTCTCACCCACAAGGTTTGGATTCTGTCTTGtagggctggagctgctcttcctACATATCTGTGCAATATACAGTGAAATAAACCTCGGACCATTAGAAACATAACACAAAGAAATACTCTATTTCCGCTGTCTATGTTTATCCCTGCAGTGAAGAGTTAGCACTTGGCTCTCCTCTGTCAGCTGTGGCAAGGAATCCAGCAGCATAAGTGCAAGAAGAGGAGACCCAGTTCTGCTAATAATCAAATACAATACATGAACCAGGTGAACTGTGTCCACCCACCAGCAGATAGGCCACCTTCAAACACTGCTGGAAACAAGATGAAGTGGAAGGTACTGGCACTGTACATGATGACCACATGTGCAAGGCTTGACTTGGAACTGCTATAGTGTCTTGGTACGACACATGATGCTGAACAGACTGTTTTGCATACAGCTCTTGGTCCACAGCAGCTAATGAGATCTAGAAACATGCCCTGGAAGAATGGCTAAAGCTGGCTCtgggcccagctgcagctgtgtcctggtGCGAAGTGCTGAGCAACTCTGCTGTGGTTCCAGGAGCTGGAGTCCCACCTGAGGTCCTGGAACATGtggggaaagaaatgggaaactGGTAGTGCTGGCAGCACTGTGTCGCTGGCCGGGGGTAtgtgtacaaatcacaaacaggatGGGACTGCTGTGGACCATGCCTtgagttgttttatttttcagcatcagtctcattacatggttatgacaataGGAAGATAccatcagctcacatcccaggcagcagaccaagaacttcATGTTACAACTTCCTTTcaaagttttttgaccaatcacacaaagcaaaagcatattgacagtagttctatccaaccactataagcacacgtacctttggttGAAACAATGCTTGCTTCTTTCGAATACAATACCtacttgtaagccttaaaacacaatgcacaaagctccattattaagcttcaaacttcctaGTACCTTGCTAGAtgaacttttctgtagcttagggagttattctagacaagcattaatacacagaccattgttctatttgtccttgcttttctactttttaaataatttttctgctgacctatctcatggctactgcttagctctaatcacagttctgctgtctctgaggcctgccttttgcagctttgcCAAAGGCCTCTGATTTTGTGCATTCCTACACACTGTGCTGGAAGCTCAGTCTTTTCCATGCTGTTCTATGTTGTGGCTCCATCACAGCCTACAGGGAGAGTGGGACAGGTCAGGAATTCAGTGCCTTTTGGATGGCTCTTGGGTTCAATAGAAAGAGGCTGCATGCCTATTGGAGTCTTCATATACATGGATTATACTGGAGATTAGCAGTAATTACCATTTAGGGTAGTAATATCTGAGAGCTTTACTGAGGTGCACTGGCCCCACTCATCACCTGGTCTTTAAATCAAGATAACACACTTTTCAGAAGAAGGTGCTTGGGCTCAGTCTGCATCAGTGGGGCTGCTGAAGGTAGTCAGGGTGAGAGAGGGTCAGGATCTGGTGCTTACAGAAGCTCAAACCAGTACCGATACCTTCTGGCTTTAAGAATGCTGCTCTAGGCAGAAGAGACAACCTGTAATATCCTTTTTAGTCCATTTTTGTCTCCAGGCAACATTGTTTTGTGTCTTCTGTTGGTGGGTGAGTGGCACCTCTTGGACCTAGTCAGGTACCCTGTCACCATGTTAAACTGGCCTGAACTTCATTTCCGTTTGCTTATAGGAGTAGTGGTATTCTTTGCCTGTCTTCCAGTTGATGCCATCAGCATAGCTCCCATGCACACCCATCCAGTACATCCCATTCAGGTTGGAGTAATGGCAGTCATTGTACCACCACGCTCCCTTATATTCTGTGGCACAGTTAAAGGAACTCATATCATTGTCGTGATCTGTTGTTGAAAATGGCATGTCCCTGTGGTACGATAAAGAGTCccctgcagagagcacacaTTCACAGTTACTGCAGTAGGGATCACAAACAGGACCATGATGTGTCTGTGCACCCCTGCTGGGCACCAGTGGCCCTTGCCAGGTGCAAGGCAGGTTGTAtaaatcctgctgctctcttgCCCAGGTTTCCTCCTTGTCTTGGACAAAAGTATCCTGAGCTCTGCTAAAACACATGGAGAATTTATCTATGCCTGTGAATCAAGTGGGCCAGATTCTTTTCACAGGTACACAGATGTCACTTCTCTTGGAATGCTCAGGTTCTCTGCAGATACACAGATCTGAATTATCAGACAGGGTCGCAGTGTGCAAAGCTACATAAACCTAGAGCACTGCTCTCTCAGGTGTTGGTTTCACTCATTCCTGAATGATGGATATTGAATTTTGAAGAAGATTtgtttacttaaaaaaaaataaattaaaaatcgGATATTAAGAGGATGGAGTGCTGATGCTGCAGGTATTGAACAGCACCCCAGCCCCGGAAATGCTAGACCTCCTGGGCAAATGTCTCCTGCCAATGTAACCAAAAGCAGACCTTGACCTGGCTGATGCAGAGCTGTTGGGAAGGTCAATTGGATGGGGTGCTGCCCAGGACCAGGCTCATTTGCTGTTAAACCATAGGGCTGGGCTTGAAGGTAATGCTCTGAGTCACATTTCTTTGGGTGATGCATgtccccctccatccctgtaCCCAGAGGTCACTCAGTACCTGAGGTACCATGGCCAGTTTTaaaaaactgacccaaaatgtAGCTGATACAAGGAGTGTGCATGATACGTCTCTGCATCGAAGCTGAACGCTTCTGAAATGCTCTAGGAAACAGACTTTCCCAGTGAGCTGACTCAAACTTACCAGCGTTTCCACCAAGGAAGTCTCCTAGAATCAGTCTGTATTTCTCTGACTCTCCTAAAACTCTGAATGAAGCATACTTGGCAAAATAGTAGTTGTTTTCAAAGTCTCTGAGGTCAACACGGAGTTCACAGGGTCCTAGAAGAGAAGATGGACAGCAGTGGTGCAGGGCAGATGGTGAGCATGCCACTGCATTTCAGAGTGGAGGGTTTAAGGTGCTGTGAGCTAACTTGAGAGGAGCTGCCACTACTTGAGAGATTTTGATTTCCTTAAAATTCCTGCAGAGCCTCCTATACCTTTGATGGTTTTCTAGGGAAGCACCTTTTCAGATATGATATTGGGTGGTCATGGGCAGGAGTCCTGCACACAGCTGTAACTCTGAGGCTGTGTATGGACCAGATGATGCCATCACAAACAGTCCAAGTAGGAAGATGTGTTGGCCTGTCTCCAGGGTAGATCATGCAGCTAGTTCATTCTCTTCCCTGACttctagttttgcttttttttagaGTGCAGTTTCCAGTGTGCACTAGGCTGCAAGAGCCTGCATCCTGTTTGGGATTAACAGTGGGGGCCTCAGATTAATATGAGAAACTCAGAGGTCTGCAATGACCCAATGTGGTATAGGGGTTGGACTCTCATGGCcccagcctgggacagaggCAGACCTTACCCAGAGAGGTGAGGAAGTGGATGTTGTCATTCCCCATCCAGAACTCCGTCAGCTGGTTGCCAAAGCCTCGTTTGTATGAATCCCAATCTCGCAAGAAGTTCACTGACCCATCCCAGCGCCTCTGAAAAACCTGAAAGAGACCCTCAGCCCCACCAGCCCATCTCTCACTCAAAAGCATCCACAGTGGCTGAGGGACACGTGCCCACCATGGTGAATGCTTCCCCTGCATCAGGACACTCTTGTGGGTGTCTGGGAAGCAAACCCTACAAGAATCCCTTGCTCAATGATCTCTTCCATATGCCCTTGGAAGTGAAAAGGAAATGATTTGCTGATTTAAGCAGGTAGTGGGTCTGTGGTACTCagcctgcttccagagacaaGTCTTGGGGGAATCCCCTGTGTCCAGAGGGATTCACTCTGGCTTGCAGGTGTGAACTTTAGCTGTGTGTTTCTATTTTTGAGCCATCCTTTGCAGCCTTAACAAGAATCTCTGTAGGAACATGTAAACCTCCCTCTCCTCATCCTACTCACAATCCATCCCCCACCATCCGTGTCCATGTCACAGAAGACGGTAGTGGCATTGCAGTCTTGGGGGTAGATTGTGTACCAGCCACTCAAAATCTTCCCTTTGGCCAACAGTTCTTGGCAGTTCCCCGGTTCTGCGCAAATCAAAGAGATCAAGTGGAAAGAGTTATAATGTGTTTACTGATCACAGGAGCACGTCAGCCTTGAGCCTTTGAGCCCTTCAGCACCCAGCTGGCTCTTTGTACTGCAGGATCTTAATGTAGAGCTTCTGGGAGCCAAACTCTGCCATGGCTTCTGGGCCCATATGTTGCAGGGGAGATGGGCACCTTCTAAGAAAGATGGTCTAAGGTGCTAAGACTCCTCTCATCTGCAATGGCTTTTGGGGATCTGGAtgatggagctgctctgaaaaagatgacaaactCATGATCCAGAAATTTGTCCCAGCTCCAGAATGTATGCAGGGCACAGAGAGTGGGTGGGCAGTTGACAGCAAAGGAGTTAGTGACACAGGACAGCTCTCTGTGAGGCAGTGAACCGTGTTCAGCTCATCCTTTATGgattgaatcatagaatcacccacggtttgggttggaaggaatgttaaagctcatctcattgcaccccctgccatgggcagggacatcttccactagaccaggttgctccaagtctCATccaaacctggccttggacacttccagggatgggcagctgcagcttctctggccagcctgtgccagggtcttACCACCTTCTGAGTAAAGAATcatttcctaatatctaatctaaatctctcctcttttagcTGTAAATTGTTCTGTAAATCACACAGTGACAGTGTCCTGTCACTGCccatgcaaaaaaaatcactctccAGCTTTTTTATGAGCATCCCCtaagtactggaaggccacacTGAGGTCTCTCCAAGAAACAAAGTGCTTTTGAATATGTacctttatatatatatatgtgtgtgtgtgtgtgtgtgtgtgtgaatataTATGCATCTTATgtatactttttttccctccccaaaaccatAGCTGCTGACAGAAGTTCAGATTCACAGGAGACTGAATT
This window of the Camarhynchus parvulus chromosome 17, STF_HiC, whole genome shotgun sequence genome carries:
- the FCN2 gene encoding ficolin-2; this translates as MGIAAAALLVLLSLRVTICDAEDTCSEVRIVGLRDADRLAILQGCPGIPGVSGPKGEAGLPGTKGEMGDQGFPGKAGPPGAKGAAGEPGFPGLKGTKGEPGFPEIWEPGNCQELLAKGKILSGWYTIYPQDCNATTVFCDMDTDGGGWIVFQRRWDGSVNFLRDWDSYKRGFGNQLTEFWMGNDNIHFLTSLGPCELRVDLRDFENNYYFAKYASFRVLGESEKYRLILGDFLGGNAGDSLSYHRDMPFSTTDHDNDMSSFNCATEYKGAWWYNDCHYSNLNGMYWMGVHGSYADGINWKTGKEYHYSYKQTEMKFRPV